Proteins from a single region of Caloramator sp. E03:
- a CDS encoding amidase domain-containing protein, whose product MSYDFLRNNLYSRFDAVRYAYTYGITPNPKYRYFQGHADGGGDCTNFISQCLKAGGAPMDYSGTWAWWYNNKSTDNLYDDSWSVTWSVANSLYWCLKSRYQLKLPGLKALEVQDLDLLELGDIIQYENFRGFIYHSAIITAFTYNGGIRIPLITQHTFDAINTSYIKPAAKRMHFMKIIVN is encoded by the coding sequence ATTTCTTATGATTTTCTAAGAAATAACTTATACTCAAGGTTTGATGCTGTAAGATATGCCTATACCTATGGGATAACTCCGAATCCTAAATACAGGTATTTTCAAGGACATGCCGATGGAGGAGGAGACTGTACAAATTTTATTTCACAGTGTTTAAAAGCAGGTGGAGCACCAATGGATTATTCAGGTACGTGGGCTTGGTGGTATAACAATAAAAGCACAGATAATTTGTATGATGATTCATGGTCTGTAACATGGTCAGTTGCTAATTCTCTTTATTGGTGTTTAAAATCAAGATATCAGCTTAAGCTTCCAGGGCTTAAAGCTTTGGAAGTACAGGATTTAGACTTATTAGAGCTTGGTGATATAATTCAATATGAAAATTTTAGAGGATTTATTTATCATTCAGCTATAATAACGGCCTTCACATATAATGGAGGTATTAGAATACCTTTAATAACGCAACATACCTTTGATGCAATAAATACAAGCTATATTAAACCTGCAGCAAAGAGAATGCACTTTATGAAGATTATTGTCAATTAA